The Mycobacterium avium subsp. avium genomic sequence CGGTGATGGTGCCGCCGGTGCCGATGCCGGCGACGAAATGGGTGACCTTGCCGTCGGTGTCGGCCCAGATCTCCGGGCCGGTGGTGGCGTAGTGGCTGGCCGGGCCCTCCGGGTTGGCGTACTGGTCGGGCTTCCAGGCGCCCTCGATCTCGGTGACCAGCCGGTCCGAGACGCTGTAGTAGCTGTCCGGATGCTCGGGCGGCACCGCCGTCGGGCACACCACCACCTCGGCGCCGTACGCCATCAACACGTTGCGCTTGTCCTCACCGACCTTGTCCGGGCAGACGAACACGCACTTGTAGCCGCGCTGCTGGGCCACCAGCGCCAGCCCGACACCGGTGTTGCCCGAGGTGGGTTCGACGATGGTGCCGCCGGGCTTCAGCGCACCGCTGGCCTCGGCGGCGTCGATCATCCTGACCGCGATCCGGTCCTTGGAGCTGCCGCCGGGGTTGAGGTATTCGACCTTGGCCGCCACGATGCCCGCGCCGTCGGGCACGACGGAGTTCAGCCGCACCAGCGGCGTGCCGCCGATGAGGTCACTGATGTGCTGCGCGATCCGCATGCGTCACATCGTCTCAGGCGGTTTCCCGCGGCGCACAAGGACTCAGCCGGTGGCCTCGCGGATGTAGTCGCCGATCTGGCGCAGCGACCGCCTGGCCTCGGGCACCATCGGCGCGGCCAGCTGGAAGTCGTGGATCTGTCCCGGCCACACCCGCACCTCGGCCGGCACGCCCGCCGCGGCCAGCCGGCTCGCCGCCAGCCGGGCGTCGTGCAGCAGCACCTCGGAGCCCGACACGTGAATCAGCGTGCGCGGCAGCCCCGGCTCGATGTGCTCGAGCGGCTCGTAGATCTCCTCGGGCTTGCCGTCGACGATGTTCTTCGCCGCCGCGCCGGCCACCAGCTCGGCCAGGGCGTCGAACGCGCCGGCGCCGAACATCGCGTCGGTGTCGATGTTGGGGTGGGCCTGCTTGGGCTTCTTGGCCAGCTGCAGCAGCGGCGAGATCATCACCAGCGCGGCGGGTTCCTCACCCTCGCGCTGCAGGCGTTGCGCCAGCGTCAGCGCCAGGTAGCCGCCCGCGGAGTCGCCGGCCAGCACGATCTGGTCGGGCTGGTAGCCGCGCAGCCGCAGCCACTGGTACGCGTCATGGCAGTCCTGCAGCGCCATGCCGACCGAATTCTTCGGCAGCAGACGGTAATTCACCACCAGCACGGGCGCGTCGGCGAAGGTGGAAAGGGCTTCGACGAGCCGGCCGTGCGAGTTCGCCCCGCAGGTCAGAAACGCCCCGCCGTGCAGGTAGACCACGACGCGGCGGGTGCCGTCGGCGGGCAGCACCCCGGGCGCGCGGACCAGCTGCGCCGACGCGTGCGGCAGCGCCACCGTCTCGCGCACGGTGGCCGACACCGGCAGCAGCACCCGGGCGGTGAGGTCGATCAGACCCCACGGCCAGGGCAGGTTGGGGGCGTGGCTGCCGACGGCCAGAATCGGCCGGATGGTCAGCCGTGAGGTCAGGTTGGCCAGTCGCGCAGCAACGCTGGGTCCGGATTCGAGAACCTCGACCGGTGCGCCGTCGCTGATCGCGAACTTGCGGATGCGCGCGCGGCGCGCCTTGAGGACGTCGTGGACACGGACGGGACTCTGCGATCCCGATACCTCGCTCGGTGCGGTCATGCTCAACACTTCCTACGCCGTTGTAGTGCGATACAGCATGTGACGAGGCTGTTGAGCGTCTGGTTCAGCCGTGTGCCAAGGCGCTCAGCCATCCCCTCGCTCTCAGCTTGACAGCCGTTGCTTAGCACAACGTATGAAATCTCTGATTTGATACCAGTTTTGCTTCGCACCGTGATCAGTTCGTTTTTCAGCCGCCTCCGCAAACTCCAAAGCGCCTCTAAACTTGATGCCGTAACCATTCGGGTGCCACGTCGTTCGGCGATCGCCCTGGCCACAGCGGGCGCGCTGGCCTCGACAGGAACCGCCTACCTGGGGGCACGCAGTCTGCTGGTCGGCCAGGCCACCCACGCGCGCACCGTCATCCCCAAGTCGTGGGACATCCCGCCGCGCGCCGACGGCGTGTACACCCGCGGCGGCGGGCCGGTGCAGCGCTGGCACCGCGGCATGGCCGTCGACCTGCACCTGATGATCTTCGGCGATTCCACCGCCGCCGGATACGGCTGCATGTGCGCCGACGAAGTGCCGGGGGTGCGCATCGCGCGGGGCCTGGCCGAGCAGACCGGCAAGCGAATCCGGTTGAGCACCAAGGCCATTGTGGGCGCCACGTCGAAAGGCGTGTGCGGCCAAGTGGATGCGATGTTCGTGGCCGGTCCGCCGCCGGACGTGGCGGTGATCATGGTCGGCGCCAACGACGTGACGGCGCTCAACGGTGTCAGCCAGTCGGCGCACCGGCTGGGGTTGTGCGTGCGCAAACTGCGGAACCGCGGCGCGGTGGTGATCGTGGGCACCTGCCCGGATCTGGGGTTCATCAGCGCCATTCCGCAACCGCTGCGATCGTTGGCGCACGAGCGGTGCCTGCAACTCGCCCGCGCCCAGACGGCAACCGTCCGCGCCGCCGGCGGGGTGCCGGTGCCGCTGGCCCAGCTGATGGCGCCGCAGTTCCGGGCCACCCCGGAGGCGATGTTCTCCGCCGACGGCTACCACCCCTCGGCCCCGGCCTACGCGCTGGCGGCCGACGCGCTGCTGCTCGCGCTGTGCGAGGCGCTGGGCGAGCAGGTGGAGCGTCCGCCCCTGAACCAGCCGGTGCCCTCGGCGCAGCCGGTGCTCGGGCAGCGGCACACCCGCAGCAGCGTGATGTCGCGGCTGTGGCGCCGTCCGGCGCCCGGTGCCGCCCCGTCGTCGTGCCCCGAGGTCGGCAGCGACTAGATTTGTTCTCGCCCGTCGGGGTGGACCTACCCGGTGGTGACGCGAGCCAGCCCCATTCGAGGGACCCGCAGGGGTCTGAAGGGAACAACCATGCCTGAAGCCGTCATCGTCTCAACTGCTCGCTCGCCGATCGGCCGCGCGATGAAGGGATCGCTGGTCAGCATGCGCCCCGACGACCTGGCCGTGCAGATCGTGCGCGCCGCGCTGGACAAGGTGCCGGCGTTGAACCCGCACCAGATCGACGACCTGATCCTGGGCTGCGGCCAGCCCGGCGGTGAGTCCGGATTCAACCTGGCCCGGGTGGTCGCCGTCGAGCTGGGCTTCGACTTCCTGCCGGGCACCACCGTCAACCGGTACTGCTCCTCGTCGCTGCAGACCTCGCGGATGGCGTTCCACGCGATCAAGGCCGGCGAGGGTGACGCGTTCATCTCCGCGGGGGTGGAGACGGTATCCCGGTTCCCCAAGGGCAGCGCCGACTCGTGGCCGGACACCAAGAACCCGCTGTTCAGCGAGGCGCAGGAGCGGTCGGCCGCCGCGGCCGAGGGCGCCGAGGAGTGGCACGACCCGCGCGCCGACGGCAAGCTGCCCGACATCTACATCGCGATGGGGCAGACCGCCGAGAACGTCGCCCTGCTGACCGGCATCAGCCGCGAGGACCAGGACCACTGGGGGGTGCGCAGCCAGAACCGCGCCGAGGAAGCGATCAAGAGCGGGTTCTTCGAGCGGGAGATCACCCCGGTCACGCTGCCGGACGGCACCACGGTCAGCACCGACGACGGCCCACGCCCCGGCACCACGTACGAGAAGATCCGCGAGCTCAAGCCGGTGTTCCGGCCCAACGGCACGGTGACCGCGGGCAACGCCTGCCCGCTGAACGACGGCGCCGCGGCGGTGGTGATCACCAGCGACACCAAGGCCAAGGAGCTCGGCCTGACGCCGCTGGCGCGCATCGTGTCCACCGGCGTCAGCGGCCTGTCGCCGGAGATCATGGGCCTGGGCCCGATCGAGGCCACCAAGAAGGCGCTGGCCCGCGCCAAGATGTCGGTCAGCGACATCGACCTGTTCGAGATCAACGAGGCGTTCGCGGTCCAGGTGCTGGGCTCGGCCCGCGAGCTGGGCATCGACGAGGACAAGCTGAACGTGTCCGGCGGCGCGATCGCGCTGGGTCATCCGTTCGGCATGACCGGCGCCCGGATCACCACCACGCTGCTCAACAACCTGCAGACCCACGACAAGACGTTCGGCCTGGAGACGATGTGCGTCGGCGGCGGCCAGGGCATGGCGATGGTGATCGAGCGCCTCAGCTGAGGCGTCGCGATGTCTCCGGGGTCCGTCTTCCCGGCGTCCGTCTTTCCGGCGTCGTCGAGTGTGAATCCTGGTAGACGACACGCCGACGACACGCGCCGCGGTGCAACACCGAACGCCACCACCACACACTCGACACACTCGACCCGCACCGCATGAAAAAACCGGCGCGCCAACGGGCGCGCCGGTTTTCTCGGATGCCGAGAGAGCTAGTCGTTCTGTAGATAACTGAGCAGGCGCAGGATCTCGATGTACAGCCAGACCAGCGTCACGGTCAGGCCGAGCGCGATCCCCCACGCCGCCTTCTCCGGGGCACCGGCGCGCACCATCTGGTCGGCGGCGTCGAAGTCGATCAGGAAGCTGAACGCCGCGATGCCGATGCAGACCAGCGAGAAGATGATCGCCAGCGGGCCGCCGCTGCGCAGGCCCAGGCCGGCGCCGCCGCCGACACCGAACATGGCCAGCACGAAGTTGCCCAGCATCAGCGCCAGCACGCCGAACAACGCGACGACCACCATCCGGGTGAACTTGGGGGTGACCCGAATGGCGCCGGTCTTGTAGACCACCAACATCCCGAAGAACACCCCGAAGGTGCCCATGACGGCCTCACCGATCAGCACGCCCGCATTGGCGCTGGAGACCGAGAAGTTGGCGAACACGAAGGAAAGGGCGCCGAGGAACAGGCCCTCGAGAACCGCGTAGCTGAGCACGATCGCCGGGCTGTCCTGCTTGCGCCCGAACGTCGCGACCAGCACCAGGCCCAGCCCACCCAGCGCGCCGACCAGGGTCAGCGGCATCGCAAGGGCCACATTCGACAGCACCAGGAAGTAGGAGACGACCGCGGATGCCGCCAGCACGGCCAGCGTGATGCCGGTCTTGGTGACGACGTCGTCGATGGTCAGCGGTCGCGACGCCCTGGTCTCCTGGTACGGAGTCGCGTAGGGAGCCGCGTAGGGGTCGGCTTGATAGCCCTGCATGGGGGCCGCGCCAGTGCCGAATTGCGCGTATCCGCCGCTCTGCTTAGGCAGCGAACGAAATACCGGATTGCTTGTCTCCCGCACCGTCGGATCCTCTCTGATTGGCATCGAGCTGTGCGAACACCATCTCAACGATCAGCGGCTCCCCCCGGTTCCCAGCGGACCTGGGCGTTTCTCGAGTTGGAGAGCCTGCACCGTTGTCGTCGCGTTAAAGATAACCCTTACCCGCGGATACCGCGCCGGTCGTGACGATCTAGATTTCTTCCTCGAGGCTGAACCGGCGATGGGAGGCGAAGGCGTGACCGACGGATCCGACGAGGTTCTCACCGAAGTCGACGGAAACGTCGGCCTGATCACGCTCAACCGCCCCAAGGCGATCAACTCGCTGAATCAGCCGATGATCGACGCGCTGAGCGCCGTCCTCACCGACTGGGCGCGCGACGACAAGGTGCGCGCGGTGCTGCTGTCCGGCGCCGGCGAGCGCGGGCTGTGCGCCGGCGGCGACGTGGTGTCCATCTATCACAGCGCCCGCAAGGACGGCGTCGAGGCGCGACGCTTCTGGCGCGACGAATATCAGCTCAACGCCCAGATCTCGGAGTTCGCCAAGCCCTACGTCGCGGTGATGGACGGCATCGTGATGGGCGGCGGCGTCGGCGTCAGCGCGCACGCCAACACCCGGGTGGTCACCGACACCTCCAAGGTCGCCATGCCCGAGGTCGGCATCGGGTTCATCCCCGACGTCGGCGGCGTTTACCTGCTGTCCCGCGCGCCCGGCGGGCTCGGCCTGCACGCCGCGCTGACCGGGGCGCCGTTCTCCGGCGCCGACGCCATCGCCATGGGATTCGCCGACCACTACGTGCCGCACGCCGACGTCGAGGCGTTCCGCCGCGCGGTGGCCGCCGACGGCGTCGAGAGCGCGCTGGCCAAATACGCCGTCGAGCCGCCACCCGGTGAGCTTGCGGCCCAACGTGATTGGATCGACGAGTGCTATGCGGGGCAGACCGTCGAGGACATCGTCGCCGCGCTGCGCGCGCATGGCGCGGGCCCGGCGCACGACGCCGCGGACCTGATCGCCACCCGCTCACCGATCGCGCTGTCGGTGACCCTGGCGGCAGTGCGCCGAGCGGCCGACCTACCGACACTGAAAGACGTTCTGGTGCAGGACTATCGGGTGTCGTCGGCGTCGCTGCGCTCACACGATCTGGTGGAGGGCATCCGGGCGCAGCTGATCGACAAGGACCGCAATCCGCAGTGGTCGCCCGCCCGGCTGGCCGACGTCACCGCGGCCGACGTCGAGGCGTATTTCGCCCCGGTGGACGACGACTTGAGTTTCTAGAAAGGCGATTTGGATGACCGACAGCACCGACCGCACCTTCGAAACCATCCTCGTCGAGCGCGAGGAGCGCGTCGGCATCATCACCCTGAACCGGCCCAAGGCGCTCAACGCGCTCAACACCCAGGTGATGAACGAGGTCACCACCGCGGCAACGGATTTCGACGCCGACCCCGGCATCGGCGCGATCATCATCACCGGATCGGCCAAGGCGTTCGCCGCGGGCGCGGACATCAAGGAGATGGCCGAGCTGACCTTCGCCGACGCCTACGGCGCCGACTTCTTCGCCACCTGGGGCAAGCTCGCCGCGGTGCGCACCCCGACGATCGCCGCGGTGGCCGGGCACGCACTGGGCGGCGGCTGCGAGCTGGCCATGATGTGCGATGTGCTGATCGCCGCCGACACGGCGAAATTCGGCCAGCCCGAGATCAAACTCGGGGTGCTGCCCGGCATGGGCGGTTCGCAGCGGCTGACCCGCGCCATCGGCAAGGCCAAGGCGATGGACCTGATCCTGACCGGCCGCACCATCGACGCCGCGGAAGCCGAACGCAGCGGCCTGGTTTCGCGCGTGGTGCCCGCCGATGACCTGCTGACCGAGGCCAAGAAGGTCGCCACCACGATTTCGCAGATGTCGCGGTCGGCAGCCCGGATGGCCAAGGAGGCCGTCAACCGCGCATTCGAAACCACCCTGGCCGAGGGGCTGCTCTACGAACGCCGGTTGTTCCATTCTACTTTCGCCACCGCCGACCAGTCCGAGGGGATGGCGGCCTTCGTCGAGAAGCGTGCGCCGAACTTCACCCACCGCTAGGACGCCTCGATGAGCGAACCGGGTTCCGCGACCGACACCGACACCGGCGACGAGCCGGCGCAACAGCAAACGGCGCCGGACGGGACCCGAACCGGCGCGCAGACCGCCGTCGCGGAGCACCCCGAACCGAAAGCGCCCGCACCCGGCACACAGCAGCCCGAAAAACCTTGGTGGGTAAGGCATTACACGTTCACCGGCACGACGGTCGGGCTGGTGTTCATCTGGTTCTCGCTGACCCCGTCGCTGCTGCCGCGCGGGGCGATATTCCAGGGATTGGTCAGCGGCATCTCCGGCGCCATCGGCTATGGGCTGGGCGTCTTCGCCGTCTGGCTCTACCGGTACCTGTGGGCCAAACCGTCCAGTCCCCCGCCGCCGCGCTGGGCCTGGAAGATCCTGATCCCGGTCGGCGCGGTCGGCATGGTGTTGATGGCGATCTGGTTCCACGTGTGGCAGGACAAGGTGCGCGACCTGATGGGTGTGGCGCACCTGAAGTGGTACGACTACCCGGTGGCGGGGGTGCTGTCACTAGTGGTGCTGTTCACCTGCGTCGAGATCGGCCAATTCACCCGCTGGCTGGTCAGCTTCCTGGTCGGCCGGCTCGACCGGATCGCGCCGTTTCGGCTGTCGGCGACCATCGTGGTGGCCCTGCTGGTGGTGCTCACCATCACCCTGCTCAACGGTGTGGTGCTGAAGTTCGCCATGCGCACCATGAACAACACCTTCGCCTCGGCCAACAACGAGATGAGCCCGGACACCGCGCCGCCGAAAACCCCGCTGCGCTCCGGCGGCCCGGAGTCGCTGGTGTCCTGGGAGTCGCTGGGCCACCAGGGCCGCGTCTTCATCGAGGGCGGGCCGCGGGTGGAACAGCTGACCGCGTTCAACGGCGCCCCGGCCACCGAGCCGATCCGCGCCTACGCGGGGCTGAACTCCGCCGACGGCATCACCGCCACCGCCGAGCTGGCCGCCCGGGAGTTGCAGCGCACCGGCGGGCTGCGGCGCGCCGTCGTCGCGGTGGCCACCACCACCGGCACCGGCTGGATCAACGAGGCCGAGGCCACCGCGCTGGAGTACATGTACAACGGCAACACCGCGATCGTCAGCATGCAGTATTCGTTCCTGCCCAGCTGGCTGTCGTTCCTGGTGGACAAGGAGAACGCCCGGCACGCCGGTCAGGCGCTGTTCGAGGCGGTCGACCGGCTGGTCCGCCAGCTGCCCGAGGCTCAGCGCCCCAAGCTGGTGGTGTTCGGCGAGAGCCTGGGCTCGTTCGGCGGCGAGGCGCCGTTCATGAGCCTGAACAACGTGCTGGCCCGCACCGACGGCGCCCTGTTCAGCGGCCCGACGTTCAACAACACCATCTGGACCGATCTGACGTCGACGCGCGACGCCGGGTCACCGGAGTGGTTGCCGATCTACAACGACGGCCGCAATGTCCGCTTCGTGGCGCGCGCGGCGAACCTGGCGCGGCCCAAGGATCCGTGGGATCACCCGCGGGTGGTCTACCTGCAGCACGCCTCGGATCCGATCGCCTGGTGGACCACCGACCTGTTGTTCGCCCGGCCGGACTGGCTCAAGGAGCGCCGCGGCTACGACGTGCTGCCGGAGACCACCTGGATCCCGGTGGTGACGTTCCTGCAGGTCTCGGCGGACATGGCGGTCGCCCAGAACGTGCCCGACGGGCACGGCCACCACTACGTCGCCGACGTCGCCGACGCCTGGGCGGCGGTGCTGTCACCGCCGGGGTGGACACCCGACAAGACGGACCGGCTGCGGCCGCTGCTGCACGCCAACGGCTAGATCCAGCGGCGCTCGCCGGCGCCGGTGTTGGCCAGCGGGGCGCCGGCCGGACCGCCGGCCAGCCGGCTCAGCACCCCGGCCCCGGCCAGCGCGTGGTAGCCGCCGATCACGTCGGTGGCGCGGTGCAGGCCGATGTCCAGCAGCGCGGCCGCGGCCAGGCTGGACGTGTAGCCCTCCGAACAGATGATCACCCATTCGACGTCGTCGCCGACGGCCTCGGGCAGCCGGGCCTCGCTGGTCGGGTCGCAGCGCCATTCCAGCACGTTGCGCTCGATCACCAGCGCGCCGGGCACCTCGCCCTCGCGGAACCGCTGGGCCTGCGGCCGGATGTCGACCAGCACCGCGCCGCGGCGCACCGCGTCGGGCACTTCGACGGCGGGCAGCCGGCGGAACCGGCGCCGGGCGGACCTCAACACGACGTCGATGCGGCTCATCACGATCCTTCCGGCTGGTCGGTCAGTTCGGTGCGTTGCCGACGCAACGTCTTGCGCTCGGTGATGTCGTAGTAGGACATCGCGGTCAGCGGCGGCGAGTAGGCGTGCACGCTCAGCGTCGGCGCCGCCTGGGCGGCGGCGACGGCCCGACGGCTGACCGGCCCGCTGACCGGCCGGGGCGCCCACACCACGTCGTGCACCCAGCCCAGCGGGAAGCCGGCCTGATCGCCGGCATCGAGCCGGCGGCGTCGCAAAGCCCTACCGTCCCAACGGTATTCGTTCAGCGATCCGGAGACGACGGTCAACGCGCCCAGCGACCCGCCGTGGTCGTGCAGTTCGGTCGGGTGGCCGGGCACCCAGCTGATCAGCCAGACGTCGAGCTCCTCGTCGCCGTGGATGCGGGTGAACCAGCGCCGCGACGCCGGGATGCCGCCCGGGGGCAGCAGGTGGTCGCAGCGCCCGCTGAGCACGTCGTCGGCGGCCTGATCGGTGGCATAGAGCAGGTCGGGCACCCGCAACCGGGTCGGACCCGGCGACGGCGACGACGGGAAAGGCGGGCGCAGGGCAGCCAGGGTGGCGGCGGGCACAGGCATGAGGAACGAACTCCGGGAAGCGAGAACGGATCGGGCGGCGGCGTGTTACGGCCGACAACACTCGCAAAATCCGAAGCGCTCCATCACGGCAGCCAGTGTTGCATAGATTGGGATCGTGCGCTGGCGCGGTGATCGGTCCCGGCGACGGGGCGCGGTCGTTCTGGTGGGCATCGTGCTGGGGGTTGTGACGGCGGCCCCCGGGTGCTCGCACGGCGCCCCGCGCGGCGCGCCGGCGCCCGCACCGGCGCGGCAATCGGGTATCCCCGCCGGCCCCGCCGCGGCGCCGCCGGGCGCCGTCGGGCTGTCCCCGGGCGGCGTGACGACCCGGATCGACATCCCGGCGGACTCCACCGAAGAGGAGTACTACCAGGCCTGTCACGCCGCCAAGGAGTGGATGGACGCCCAGCCCAAGACGGGTGCGTCGCTGTTCGAGCCGTACTTGTCGATGGTGCAGGCGTCGCCGTCGGGCACCGCGGGCAGCTGGAACACGCCGTGGTCGGCGTTGGCGCCGGCCCGGCAGGCGGCCGTGATCGTCGCCGCCCGGGCGGCCGCGAACGGCGAATGCGGGTGACGGCACCCCGGTTGGACAAAGACAATTGCGATCACGGTTGAAAAAACTGCCCGGGCCGCGCCCGCCGACCGCCGCGAGCGCCCACCGCCGGCCGCCGCGCACCCCCGGCGGCCGGCGGCCGCGCAAAATGGAGGGGTGCCTGAGGAACGTCGATCAGCACCGACTCGGGTGGCACTCGCGCTCGGCAGCGGTGGCGCCCGCGGCTACGCCCACATCGGGGTGATCGAGGCGCTGCAAGACCGCGGCTACGACATCGTCGGCGTCGCCGGCTCGTCGATGGGCGCGCTGGTCGGCGGCCTGCAAGCGGCCGGACGGCTCGACGAGTTCGCCGAGTGGGCCAAGTCGCTGACCCAGCGCACCATCCTGCGGCTGCTGGACCCGTCCATCAGCGCGGCCGGGGTGATGCGGGCGGGCAAGATCCTGGACGCGGTGCGCGACATCCTGGGGCCGGTGGCCATCGAGGACCTGCGCATCCCCTACACCGCGGTGGCCACCGACCTGCTGGCCGGCAAGTCGGTGTGGTTTCAGCGCGGGCCGCTGGACGAGGCGATCCGCGCGTCCATCGCGATCCCCGGGGTGATCGCCCCGCACACCCTCGACGGCCGGCTGCTGGCCGACGGCGGCATCCTCGACCCGCTGCCGATGGCCCCGCTCTCGGCCGTCAACGCCGATCTGACCATCGCGGTGAACCTGTCCGGCAGCGAGGCGATCACCCGTCGCGAGGCCGAACCGGCCGCCACCGCCGAGTGGTTGACCCGCATGATGCGCAGCACCTCGGCGCTGTTCGACACGGCCGCCGCCCGCTCGCTGCTCGATCGGCCCACCGCGCGGGCGGTGCTGAGCCGGCTGGGCGGGCCGAGCGGCGACGCCGACGCCTGGCCGGACAATCCCGAGGAACCCGACCAGCCGGTGCTCGCCGATGACGACGACGAGGCCGTCGAATTGTCCGGCGCGGCAACGGATGTGCCCAAACTGGGCAGCTTCGAGGTGATGAACCGCACCATCGACATCGCCCAGGCGGCGCTGGCGCGGCACACGCTGGCCGTCTACCCGCCCGACCTGCTCATCGAGGTCCCCCGCTCGATCTGCCGGGGCCTGGAATTCCACCGGGCGGTGGAGGTGATCGACGCGGGGCGGGCGTTGGCCGACCAAGCCCTCGACGCCCTCGAGGACGGCGACGACGACCGCCCCGCGGTCGAGCGCTGAACCGATTGCCCGGCAACGGGATTCGTCACACACCCAGGAATTCGGCGACGGCCGCGGCTTCGCGGCGGCCCTGTTCGCGGCCGGCCCGCGCCGAGGGCACCCGGCAGTCGGGGTCCAACGGGTTGGGCCCGAACGCCGCCAGCGAGCGGTCGTCGGCGAAGACGGCCAACGCCCGGCCGGGGAACGCCGCGATCTCCGCGGCCTGGCCGGCGCCGAACGGCGACGGCGCGTCGACGCCCGAGGGCACCAGCACCACCGCGACGTCGCAGTCGGCGGCCACCCCCAAATTCACCGAGCTGGCCACCCCGCCGTCCATGTAGCGGCGGCCGCCGATGGCCACCGGAGGCCACGCCCCGGGCACCGCGCAACTGGCCGCCACCGCGTCGACGAGGTCGACGCCCGACGCCGGGTCGAACACGGTCAGCTCGCCGGTGTCGACGTCGATTGCGGTGAGCCGCAACGCCCGTCGCGGCCACCGGTGCGACGGCAACCGCGCCGCGATCACCCGGCGGCGCACCGGGGCCGGCACGGTGTCGGTGGCCAGCGCCACCGCCCCGATGCGCCGCAATTGTTGGCGGGTCTTGTCCTCCGAGTCGTCGTACGGTTCGGCCAGGGCGGTCAGTAACAGCTCGGTGATGGCCTCGACGTCGACCCCGGAATCGATTTCGGGCGAGGAGGCGGCGACCTGCCGATCGAACAGCGCGTCGAGGGTGTGGCCGCTGCACAGCTGGGCGGCGACCGCCGAGCCCGCCGACGTGCCGACCAGCACGTCGGATTCGGTCAGCAGCCGCGCCGCCGCCGGCGACTCGTCCGCAATGCCCCGCAGAATACCTGTCTCCCAGGCGATTCCGGCGATCCCGCCGCCGGCGAGCACCAGGGCGCGTTTGGTTGTCACGTCGAACCACTCTGCCAAACGGCCTCAGCCGGCCCGCCGGGTGTCGGGCAGTGCGTGCTGGGAGTCCCGCACCGGGGTGCTCAGCTCGTCGCGGCGCAGCAGCCGCCGGGGCGGGTCGGGCAGCACCAGGCGGCGGGTGACTCGCAGCCCGGCGTCGACGTGAACCAGCTCCCCCGGCTCGAGCAGCCGCCAACGCGGGTCGGCGTCCATGCGTTCGGTGGCGAACACCACCGACGGCCGGGTGCACAGCTGCTGGGAGCGCGCGTGAATTCGTATGGTGTGCAAGTCGAATTCGGGTTGCCGGGCCGCGTCGGCGGAGCGATCCAACACGTAGAGCTGATGGGTGTGCGGGTAGCGCAGCGCCCACATCTCGGTGGCGGTGCTCAGCAGCAGGTTGACCGCATAGATCGGGACCTGCTCGGCCAGCCAT encodes the following:
- a CDS encoding enoyl-CoA hydratase, coding for MTDSTDRTFETILVEREERVGIITLNRPKALNALNTQVMNEVTTAATDFDADPGIGAIIITGSAKAFAAGADIKEMAELTFADAYGADFFATWGKLAAVRTPTIAAVAGHALGGGCELAMMCDVLIAADTAKFGQPEIKLGVLPGMGGSQRLTRAIGKAKAMDLILTGRTIDAAEAERSGLVSRVVPADDLLTEAKKVATTISQMSRSAARMAKEAVNRAFETTLAEGLLYERRLFHSTFATADQSEGMAAFVEKRAPNFTHR
- a CDS encoding Bax inhibitor-1/YccA family protein, which translates into the protein MRETSNPVFRSLPKQSGGYAQFGTGAAPMQGYQADPYAAPYATPYQETRASRPLTIDDVVTKTGITLAVLAASAVVSYFLVLSNVALAMPLTLVGALGGLGLVLVATFGRKQDSPAIVLSYAVLEGLFLGALSFVFANFSVSSANAGVLIGEAVMGTFGVFFGMLVVYKTGAIRVTPKFTRMVVVALFGVLALMLGNFVLAMFGVGGGAGLGLRSGGPLAIIFSLVCIGIAAFSFLIDFDAADQMVRAGAPEKAAWGIALGLTVTLVWLYIEILRLLSYLQND
- a CDS encoding acetyl-CoA C-acetyltransferase, encoding MPEAVIVSTARSPIGRAMKGSLVSMRPDDLAVQIVRAALDKVPALNPHQIDDLILGCGQPGGESGFNLARVVAVELGFDFLPGTTVNRYCSSSLQTSRMAFHAIKAGEGDAFISAGVETVSRFPKGSADSWPDTKNPLFSEAQERSAAAAEGAEEWHDPRADGKLPDIYIAMGQTAENVALLTGISREDQDHWGVRSQNRAEEAIKSGFFEREITPVTLPDGTTVSTDDGPRPGTTYEKIRELKPVFRPNGTVTAGNACPLNDGAAAVVITSDTKAKELGLTPLARIVSTGVSGLSPEIMGLGPIEATKKALARAKMSVSDIDLFEINEAFAVQVLGSARELGIDEDKLNVSGGAIALGHPFGMTGARITTTLLNNLQTHDKTFGLETMCVGGGQGMAMVIERLS
- a CDS encoding alpha/beta hydrolase translates to MTAPSEVSGSQSPVRVHDVLKARRARIRKFAISDGAPVEVLESGPSVAARLANLTSRLTIRPILAVGSHAPNLPWPWGLIDLTARVLLPVSATVRETVALPHASAQLVRAPGVLPADGTRRVVVYLHGGAFLTCGANSHGRLVEALSTFADAPVLVVNYRLLPKNSVGMALQDCHDAYQWLRLRGYQPDQIVLAGDSAGGYLALTLAQRLQREGEEPAALVMISPLLQLAKKPKQAHPNIDTDAMFGAGAFDALAELVAGAAAKNIVDGKPEEIYEPLEHIEPGLPRTLIHVSGSEVLLHDARLAASRLAAAGVPAEVRVWPGQIHDFQLAAPMVPEARRSLRQIGDYIREATG
- a CDS encoding SGNH/GDSL hydrolase family protein — its product is MPRRSAIALATAGALASTGTAYLGARSLLVGQATHARTVIPKSWDIPPRADGVYTRGGGPVQRWHRGMAVDLHLMIFGDSTAAGYGCMCADEVPGVRIARGLAEQTGKRIRLSTKAIVGATSKGVCGQVDAMFVAGPPPDVAVIMVGANDVTALNGVSQSAHRLGLCVRKLRNRGAVVIVGTCPDLGFISAIPQPLRSLAHERCLQLARAQTATVRAAGGVPVPLAQLMAPQFRATPEAMFSADGYHPSAPAYALAADALLLALCEALGEQVERPPLNQPVPSAQPVLGQRHTRSSVMSRLWRRPAPGAAPSSCPEVGSD
- a CDS encoding enoyl-CoA hydratase/isomerase family protein, giving the protein MTDGSDEVLTEVDGNVGLITLNRPKAINSLNQPMIDALSAVLTDWARDDKVRAVLLSGAGERGLCAGGDVVSIYHSARKDGVEARRFWRDEYQLNAQISEFAKPYVAVMDGIVMGGGVGVSAHANTRVVTDTSKVAMPEVGIGFIPDVGGVYLLSRAPGGLGLHAALTGAPFSGADAIAMGFADHYVPHADVEAFRRAVAADGVESALAKYAVEPPPGELAAQRDWIDECYAGQTVEDIVAALRAHGAGPAHDAADLIATRSPIALSVTLAAVRRAADLPTLKDVLVQDYRVSSASLRSHDLVEGIRAQLIDKDRNPQWSPARLADVTAADVEAYFAPVDDDLSF